Proteins from a genomic interval of Epinephelus fuscoguttatus linkage group LG16, E.fuscoguttatus.final_Chr_v1:
- the hif1an gene encoding hypoxia-inducible factor 1-alpha inhibitor, producing MAAATVVEADPAGSEGGAAFTGVQSWGWDESQLRKYSFPTRTIPRLSHTDPRAEMLINNEEPVVLTDTNLVYPALKWDIAYLQENIGNGDFSVYTAQNHKFLYYDEKKMANFENFVPKSQRTEMKFTEFVDKMHLTEQMGGEERVYLQQTLNDTVGKKIVVDFLGFNWNWINKQQAKRNWGQLTSNLLLIGMEGNVTPAHYDEQQNFFAQIKGLKRCILFPPDQFECLYPYPVHHPCDRQSQVDFDNPDYEKFPNFKNVVGYEAVVGPGDVLYIPMYWWHHIESLLNGGVTITVNFWYKGAPTPKTIEYPLRAHQKVAIMRNIEKMLGEALGDPHEVGPLLKSMIKGRYDQDQS from the exons ATGGCAGCGGCGACCGTTGTGGAGGCTGATCCGGCGGGGAGCGAAGGCGGCGCCGCGTTCACCGGCGTCCAGAGCTGGGGCTGGGATGAGTCCCAGCTCCGCAAATACTCTTTCCCAACCAGGACTATCCCCAGACTTTCTCACACGGACCCCCGAGCGGAGATGCTTATAAACAACGAG GAGCCGGTGGTGTTAACAGACACAAACCTCGTGTATCCAGCTCTCAAATGGGACATTGCGTACCTGCAGGAGAACATTGGAAATGGGGACTTCTCTGTTTACACCGCACAAAACCACAAATTCCTCTACTACGACGAgaaaaaaatggcaaattttGAGAACTTTGTCCCGAAGTCGCAACGGACGGAAATGAAATTCACTGAATTTGTGGATAAAATGCATTTAACAGAGCaaatgggaggagaggagag GGTATATCTGCAGCAGACTCTGAATGACACAGTAGGGAAGAAGATTGTCGTCGACTTCCTTGGTTTCAACTGGAACTGGATCAACAAGCAGCAAGCCAAGAGAAACTGGGGACAGCTGACATCCAACCTGCTGCTCATAGGCATGGAGG GCAATGTGACACCAGCACATTACGACGAGCAGCAGAACTTTTTTGCACAGATCAAAGGCCTCAAGAGATGCATCCTCTTCCCTCCAGACCAGTTTGAATGTCTCTATCCATACCCTGTGCATCACCCCTGTGACAGACAGAGCCAG GTTGATTTTGATAACCCTGATTATGAGAAGTTTcccaattttaaaaatgttgtcgGCTATGAGGCTGTGGTGGGCCCAGGAGATGTGCTCTACATCCCGATGTATTG GTGGCATCACATTGAATCACTGTTGAACGGGGGAGTGACAATCACTGTAAACTTCTGGTACAAA GGTGCCCCCACGCCCAAGACGATAGAGTACCCCCTGCGAGCTCATCAGAAGGTGGCCATCATGAGAAATATCGAGAAGATGCTGGGAGAAGCACTTGGAGACCCACATGAG GTTGGACCTTTACTGAAATCGATGATCAAGGGGCGATATGACCAGGATCAGAGTTAG
- the cuedc2 gene encoding CUE domain-containing protein 2 — protein MDLHKIIHSALHEFIQAYIPDADLSTLDDVILSYITGVLEDLGSQQSVEENFDVEVFAEMLEAYIPGFAEIDSVKVCEMMFNLASKLATARNSAYEENEPKASTEEISLKLTTLPAEPPPGRESQCLKTQTEGATAKLPVSEWESQEQHLLEMFPKCSLSEARSALSIAKGDMEEAVRLIIEGDVQLSPTPLNVNHGKSFSTVADQKLKESILEKYMLVDREDDKKTHRPVAPKDAPKKLVRYHGNQVVTTKGERYQLVKKDEAEDMKKTYVNLKPARKYRFH, from the exons ATGGACCTCCACAAAATCATCCACAGTGCGCTGCATGAATTTATCCAGGCTTATATTCCTGATGCAGATCTCAG CACACTGGATGATGTTATTTTGTCGTACATCACTGGAGTCCTGGAGGACCTCGGCTCCCAGCAGAGTGTTGAGGAGAACTTTGATGTGGAGGTCTTTGCAGAGATGCTAGAAGCTTACATACCTGGCTTTGCAGAAATTGACAG tgTGAAAGTCTGCGAAATGATGTTCAATCTGGCTTCAAAACTAGCCACTGCTCGGAACTCAG CGTATGAAGAAAACGAGCCCAAGGCAAGTACAGAAGAGATTTCATTGAAACTCACCACCCTGCCCGCTGAACCTCCACCAGGAAGAGAATCGCAGTGCcttaaaacacagacagagggcGCCACTGCCAAG TTACCAGTGTCTGAGTGGGAGTCCCAGGAGCAACACCTGCTGGAGATGTTTCCCAAGTGTAGCCTGTCGGAGGCTCGCAGCGCCCTGTCTATTGCCAAAGGAGACATGGAGGAAGCGGTGCGCCTTATCATAGAGGGCGATGTCCAACTCAGCCCCACTCCTCTCAAT GTAAACCATGGGAAGAGCTTTTCCACAGTGGCAGACCAAAAACTTAAAGAGAGCATCCTTGAGAA GTACATGCTGGTGGACAGGGAGGATGATAAGAAAACACACCGGCCTGTCGCCCCCAAAGAT gctcCTAAGAAGTTAGTTCGGTACCACGGAAACCAGGTGGTGACCACAAAAGGCGAGCGATATCAGCTTGTGAAGAAAGACGAGGCAGAGGACATGAAGAAGACGTACGTCAACCTCAAACCTGCACGAAAATACCGATTCCATTGA